From the Sinorhizobium garamanticum genome, one window contains:
- the selA gene encoding L-seryl-tRNA(Sec) selenium transferase, with translation MDANVRLRDIPSVDELLRSATVLEAVECFGRPAVTEVLRHVLATTRDEVLKGAEVPPPGAIIATAVAALEENDRSTLRPLFNLTGTVLHTNLGRALLAEAAIDAATAAMREAVALEFDLGSGKRGERDDHLRALICELTGAEDATVVNNNAAAVLLVLNSLAAGREAIVSRGELIEIGGAFRMPDIMLRSGVRLVEVGTTNRTHARDYRDAIGPETGLIMKVHTSNYRIEGFTKEVGARELAGIAHERGLPLVNDLGSGTLADLDRFGLAHEPTVGEAVADGADIVTFSGDKLLGGPQAGFIVGRSAFIEKINCNPMKRALRVDKIRLAALEATLRLYRDPDRLGERLPTMRLLSRPKTDIGDQAARLAPLVERAVKGAFRISVVDCESQIGSGALPLSTVPSVGLALTPHSGGGRTLAELAAAMRRLPMPVIGRIERGSLILDLRCLEDEEGFLANLAHLDPPSEGSSS, from the coding sequence ATGGATGCCAATGTCCGGCTGCGTGACATCCCGTCGGTCGACGAGCTTCTGAGATCGGCCACCGTCCTCGAAGCGGTCGAATGCTTCGGGCGGCCTGCCGTTACCGAAGTCTTGCGGCACGTGCTCGCCACGACCCGGGACGAGGTGCTGAAAGGTGCAGAGGTTCCCCCTCCGGGCGCCATTATCGCGACCGCTGTCGCGGCGCTCGAGGAGAATGATCGGTCGACGCTCCGCCCCCTGTTCAACCTGACGGGGACCGTGCTCCACACCAATCTCGGCCGCGCCTTGCTGGCGGAGGCGGCGATCGATGCCGCGACGGCGGCGATGCGCGAGGCGGTGGCGCTCGAATTCGACCTTGGGAGCGGTAAACGCGGCGAAAGAGACGATCACCTGCGCGCACTTATATGCGAGCTGACTGGTGCGGAGGACGCGACCGTCGTCAACAACAACGCGGCGGCTGTGCTTCTGGTGCTGAACAGTCTCGCGGCGGGCAGGGAGGCGATCGTCTCGCGCGGCGAACTGATCGAAATCGGCGGCGCGTTCCGCATGCCGGACATCATGCTGCGCTCCGGCGTCCGCCTCGTCGAAGTCGGCACCACGAACCGCACCCATGCGAGGGATTATCGCGACGCGATAGGACCCGAGACGGGCCTCATCATGAAGGTCCACACCTCCAACTATCGCATCGAAGGTTTTACCAAGGAGGTTGGGGCACGGGAACTTGCCGGCATCGCGCACGAGCGCGGATTGCCGCTCGTCAACGACCTCGGTTCGGGCACACTTGCCGATCTCGATCGCTTCGGGCTCGCGCATGAGCCGACCGTCGGAGAAGCGGTCGCCGACGGCGCCGACATCGTCACCTTTTCCGGCGACAAGCTGCTTGGCGGACCGCAGGCCGGCTTCATCGTCGGACGCAGCGCCTTCATCGAAAAGATCAACTGCAACCCGATGAAACGCGCGCTGCGGGTCGACAAGATCCGCCTTGCGGCGCTGGAAGCGACGCTCAGGCTCTATCGCGACCCGGATCGGCTCGGCGAGCGGCTTCCGACGATGCGGCTGCTTTCCCGTCCGAAGACGGACATCGGTGATCAGGCGGCGCGGCTGGCACCCTTGGTGGAGCGTGCGGTGAAGGGCGCATTTCGCATTTCGGTCGTGGATTGCGAAAGCCAGATCGGCTCCGGCGCCTTGCCGCTTTCCACGGTGCCAAGCGTTGGGCTCGCCTTGACGCCGCATTCGGGTGGCGGCCGCACGCTTGCCGAACTGGCCGCGGCCATGAGGCGTCTGCCGATGCCGGTCATCGGCCGCATCGAACGCGGGTCACTCATCCTCGATTTGCGCTGCCTTGAGGACGAGGAGGGTTTCCTCGCCAATCTGGCGCATCTCGATCCGCCGAGCGAAGGATCGTCGTCGTGA
- a CDS encoding tetratricopeptide repeat protein → MEKALAAARNGDYETALATWMPLARAGNPRAQNNIGACFAGGLGVACDADLAYRWLSLAAEAGDPVGQRNLASLLFKGEGITPDYQRAAALYRKAAEQDDVEAQDMLSWMLLEGDLIEPDFAEAHRWALAAAKNGSAASMTRLGMLYHNAIGVARDPIEAVYWWGLGARAGDADGQAMLGAAYHLGRGIARDPIEAFSWLLRAREGGSALATPFFDVVRDALDAEELTEAERRAALPLSETTDPSQPASGREEK, encoded by the coding sequence ATGGAGAAAGCACTCGCCGCCGCCCGCAACGGCGACTACGAGACGGCACTTGCGACCTGGATGCCCTTGGCGCGGGCGGGAAATCCGCGGGCGCAGAACAATATCGGCGCATGTTTTGCCGGTGGACTGGGCGTCGCCTGCGATGCCGACCTTGCCTATCGCTGGCTCAGTCTCGCCGCCGAGGCCGGCGATCCGGTCGGCCAGCGCAACCTCGCCTCACTGCTCTTCAAGGGCGAGGGGATCACACCGGATTACCAAAGAGCGGCGGCGCTCTACCGCAAGGCTGCCGAACAGGATGACGTCGAGGCTCAGGACATGCTGAGCTGGATGCTTTTGGAGGGCGATCTCATCGAGCCCGACTTCGCGGAAGCGCACCGGTGGGCGCTGGCCGCCGCGAAGAACGGTTCCGCTGCGTCGATGACACGGCTCGGGATGCTCTATCACAATGCCATCGGCGTCGCGCGCGATCCGATCGAGGCGGTCTACTGGTGGGGACTTGGCGCGCGCGCCGGCGACGCAGACGGCCAGGCGATGCTTGGCGCAGCCTATCATCTCGGACGTGGCATCGCGCGAGATCCCATCGAAGCCTTCTCCTGGCTCTTGCGGGCGCGTGAAGGCGGCAGCGCGCTGGCGACGCCGTTCTTCGACGTCGTGCGTGACGCGCTCGATGCGGAGGAGTTGACGGAGGCCGAGCGCCGCGCTGCGCTGCCGCTGTCCGAAACAACGGATCCGTCCCAGCCGGCAAGCGGGAGGGAAGAAAAGTGA
- the uxuA gene encoding mannonate dehydratase translates to MRQGWRWFGPDAPVTLDDVRQAGATNVVSALHQVPIGEAWTEKAVRERQSLIETTPAGRTPLKWSVVESIPIPDLVKRKGGNAKAEIEAWIASLEAVAACGIKIICYNFMPVVDWTRTELDFVTPTGATAMRFDHERFAAFELFVLKRPGAEKEYSQEDRERAEAVFRSMSEEEIAEITRIITSALPGSTTEPLTIPAFRERLAAYQGIDAARLRQHLIEFLEAVTPAAEARGVKLTLHPDDPPRPLFGLPRIASTEADYAALFDAVPSEANGMCYCTGSLGVRADNDLPKIAQRFASRIHFAHLRATSREGDGRSFHESAHLEGDVSMVDVLKELVAEDRRRGAEDTIVFRSDHGHRMLDDLQKTVTPGYPAIGRLRGLAELRGILHALGAPPT, encoded by the coding sequence ATGCGGCAAGGCTGGAGATGGTTTGGACCGGATGCGCCGGTCACGCTGGACGATGTGCGTCAGGCGGGCGCGACCAATGTCGTCTCAGCGCTGCATCAGGTGCCGATCGGCGAGGCCTGGACGGAAAAAGCCGTGCGCGAGCGCCAGTCGCTCATCGAGACCACGCCGGCCGGCCGCACGCCGCTTAAATGGTCGGTAGTCGAGAGCATACCGATCCCCGATCTGGTGAAGCGCAAGGGCGGAAACGCGAAGGCCGAGATCGAAGCTTGGATTGCCAGTCTCGAGGCTGTCGCCGCCTGCGGCATCAAGATCATCTGCTACAATTTCATGCCGGTCGTCGATTGGACCCGTACCGAGCTCGACTTCGTCACGCCGACGGGCGCGACCGCCATGCGCTTCGACCACGAGCGTTTCGCGGCCTTCGAGCTTTTCGTCCTGAAACGGCCCGGCGCGGAAAAAGAATACTCGCAGGAGGATCGCGAGCGGGCCGAGGCGGTTTTCCGCTCGATGTCAGAGGAGGAGATCGCCGAGATCACCCGCATCATCACCTCTGCCCTGCCCGGCTCCACCACCGAACCGCTGACGATCCCCGCCTTTCGCGAGCGGCTTGCGGCCTATCAGGGCATAGACGCCGCACGCCTGCGCCAGCACCTGATCGAATTTCTCGAGGCTGTAACGCCGGCGGCGGAAGCACGGGGCGTCAAGCTGACGCTCCACCCGGATGATCCGCCGCGACCCCTCTTCGGCCTGCCGCGCATCGCCTCGACGGAGGCCGATTACGCCGCGCTGTTCGATGCCGTACCTTCAGAAGCGAACGGCATGTGCTACTGCACCGGAAGCCTCGGCGTCAGGGCCGACAACGACCTGCCGAAGATCGCCCAGCGCTTTGCGTCGCGCATTCATTTCGCCCATCTTCGCGCCACCAGCCGCGAAGGCGACGGCCGGAGCTTCCATGAAAGTGCGCATCTCGAGGGCGACGTCTCGATGGTCGATGTCCTGAAGGAGCTTGTCGCCGAGGATCGGCGCCGGGGAGCTGAAGACACCATCGTGTTCCGCTCGGACCATGGCCACCGGATGCTCGACGATTTGCAGAAGACGGTCACGCCCGGCTATCCGGCGATCGGCCGCCTGCGCGGCCTCGCGGAACTGCGCGGCATCCTGCACGCGCTGGGCGCGCCGCCGACCTGA